CGGCTGCCGACGGCGAGGCCGACGCCAAAAAACCACGTACTCGCGCTCGCAAGCCCAAAGCCGAAGATGCCGGCGCAATCCAGGAGCCCGTCGCGCCAGCCCCCAAGCCCGCACCGGAGGCAAAGCCCGAACCTCGCCCAGAGCCCACGAGGAGTGAAAAAGTGACAACCGAAGGCCAACGTCCTGAGGAATCTCGCTCCGCACCACAAGGTGACTCATCCGGATATCGCCAACGGGAATATGACTCGGGCGGCGGACAAGGCCGCGATATGAACGGCGGTCGTACAGGCAAGAACCGCCGCAAGCGCAAGAAACGCAAAGGTGGCGGAGGAATGCCCGGTTCCGGGGGTGGCGGTGGAGGCGGTGGTGGCGGCGGCGGGCATTACCACTACAGCCCGGCCTACGACCACCTCCCCAGCGATGAGGAACTCGAACGCGAAGCCGCCGAACTCGAAAAGATCGCTGCCAAGGTCGGGCCGCTGTCCGAAGAACACCATCTGACGATCACCGAACTTCAGCGCATGGAGATTGACGAGATCTTCAAAGTTGCTGAGGATGAAGGCCTCGAAGACTACCACCAGACACCCAAGCAGGATCTGATCTTCAAGATTCTCAAGGCCCGGGCAGCACGGCTCGGGATCATGTTCGGCGAAGGCACGCTCGAAATCATGCCCGACGGGTTCGGATTCCTCCGCAGCCCCGAGCAGTCATACCTGCCCGGACCGGACGACATTTACGTCAGCCCCAGCCAGATTCGACGCTTTGGGTTGCGCAAGGGCATGACCGTGCGGGGTGCAATCCGTCCGCCGAAGGAAAGCGAGCGGTACTTCGCACTTCTCAAGGTCGAAACCGTCAACGGCCGCAACCCGGCCAAGATTCACGACATCGTGAACTTCGAAGACCTGACCCCGCTGCATCCCGAAGAGCGCTTTGTGATGGAAACCACGCCCGATGAGATCGAAATGCGAATCGTCGATCTTGTCGCTCCGGTCGGGAAAGGACAGCGTGCACTCATCGTCGCCCCGCCTCGCACCGGCAAGACTGTCCTGCTCCAGAAGATGACGCGCGCGATCACCAAGAACTACCCCAAAGTCAGAATAATCGTGCTTCTGGTCGACGAAAGACCCGAAGAAGTCACGGACTTTCGTCGGCACACCGCTCCCGAAGTCGAAGTTGTGGCATCGACTTTCGACGAGCAATCCAGTCGCCACGTCGCAGTGGCCGAGGTCGTCATCGAGAAGGCCAAGCGCATGGTCGAGTTTGGTGACGATGTCGTGATCCTGCTCGATTCCATCACGCGCCTGGCGCGGGCGTACAACTCCGAGATGCCGCACTCGGGCAAGATCATGACCGGCGGCCTCGACTCCAACGCCCTTCAACGCCCCAAGAAGTTCTTCGGCGCTGCCCGCGCGATCGAACGTGGCGGTTCGCTGACCATTATCGGCACCGCACTGGTTGATACCGGGTCGAAGATGGACGAAGTCATCTTCGAGGAGTTCAAAGGCACCGGTAACTCGGAGTTGCACCTTGATCGCCGCCTGGTTGAGAAGCGCATTTACCCGGCCATCGATGTCGCGGCTTCGGGTACGCGTCGCGAAGAACTCCTCATGGACCCGAAGGAACTCGAACTGGTCTATCGCCTGCGCAAGGTGCTGGCCGACATGAACGTGGTCGAGGCCATGGAACTGCTCAAGGCAAGGATGAAGAAGGTCAAGACCAACGCAGAGTTCCTGATGACTATGGCCATGGGATAACCCCCCCCTGTTTCAGGAGATCATGCACATCCACGCGACTTGTGGTATATTCGGCTTCCAGACGGGCACCATGGGCCCGCAGGAGGCAGTGTGGTACTCTCGCATCGGGTTCTCTTCCGATGGATTGTGCCCGTGTTCGCGGCGGGTTGGTCTGGTGCGCTCATCCTTGCCGGGATGTGGGTGATTCTTGAGGCCGCGACCCGTTGGCCGATCTTGTACGTACCACTGGTCGCGGGCGGGACATCGCTGCTCTCGGCCGGCAACGTCGTCTTTCTCGCGGGGGTGGCGGATCGCCTGTTCCCCAACGCCCGCCTTGCGATTGTCGAATGGCTGGAGATCATCTCGTGCCTCATGTTCCTTCTCAGCTTCCTCGTGTGTCTCGTTATGCTGGCTTTCGCCTGATTGCAACGGTCGGAGCCGTCCTCTGCCTCACGACGCCGTCGCACGCGCAATCGCCACCGACCATCGCACCCGAGATGCACGCCTCGCGGGCAATGCAGCAGCACGCCATGCTCGAGTTGCGGATGCAATCCAAACCCACGCCCGACGACTTTCGCATCGCCATGCTCACGCTCGAACTGGCACGCGACCTGACGCCCAACGATGCTGAACTGGCGCGATCAATTGCG
This is a stretch of genomic DNA from Phycisphaeraceae bacterium. It encodes these proteins:
- the rho gene encoding transcription termination factor Rho — encoded protein: MTITELQRMEIDEIFKVAEDEGLEDYHQTPKQDLIFKILKARAARLGIMFGEGTLEIMPDGFGFLRSPEQSYLPGPDDIYVSPSQIRRFGLRKGMTVRGAIRPPKESERYFALLKVETVNGRNPAKIHDIVNFEDLTPLHPEERFVMETTPDEIEMRIVDLVAPVGKGQRALIVAPPRTGKTVLLQKMTRAITKNYPKVRIIVLLVDERPEEVTDFRRHTAPEVEVVASTFDEQSSRHVAVAEVVIEKAKRMVEFGDDVVILLDSITRLARAYNSEMPHSGKIMTGGLDSNALQRPKKFFGAARAIERGGSLTIIGTALVDTGSKMDEVIFEEFKGTGNSELHLDRRLVEKRIYPAIDVAASGTRREELLMDPKELELVYRLRKVLADMNVVEAMELLKARMKKVKTNAEFLMTMAMG